One stretch of Pandoraea oxalativorans DNA includes these proteins:
- a CDS encoding O-antigen translocase translates to MSLLRSSAGFAISTAVRILVGLLIVKSMAWHLGPQAFGMLGQMMTVVAIASMFAGGGTALGLTKQLSEPVSEAIKLQRLGSAMVIYVAVSSIVTIVLVFGSRAFARSLLDDAGSMVVIWALAVGYWLVGIYSVVQSIFSSRQDVRSLVALNIVGALAGAAVFLTLLYGFGFIGAAFGLVAMPAINGLSALLFARIRLPVPWLKLQWNPNWESARELLAYGGVMLVSAAAVPMAQLAMRNMLGERLGWDQVGYWQGVLKISDVYFQFVGVVLTSFILPKFAAARSIKQIDGILRSIFSTLLPLAVVMLISVYLLRNIIIELLFSRSFFPMTDLFLPQVLGDFIRICGSIIAYIFLARGWRRIAIASELLQAIVLLVGTWLLVGRVGIMAPIYAYCVSATLTLVLMLWTYSRLRLKMAVIGEDVQASSIG, encoded by the coding sequence TCCACGGCGGTGCGGATATTGGTCGGGTTGCTGATCGTCAAAAGCATGGCGTGGCATCTCGGCCCGCAAGCGTTCGGCATGCTCGGGCAAATGATGACAGTGGTCGCCATCGCCAGCATGTTCGCTGGTGGCGGCACCGCGCTGGGTCTCACTAAACAACTCTCTGAACCAGTTAGCGAAGCCATTAAACTGCAGCGGCTCGGATCCGCGATGGTTATTTACGTGGCCGTTTCGTCCATCGTGACGATAGTGCTCGTGTTCGGCAGTCGCGCGTTTGCCAGAAGTTTGCTCGACGACGCTGGCAGTATGGTCGTCATATGGGCTTTAGCTGTCGGTTATTGGCTTGTTGGCATCTATAGTGTCGTTCAATCGATATTTAGCAGCAGGCAGGACGTGCGCTCCTTGGTCGCCCTGAATATCGTGGGGGCCTTGGCCGGCGCAGCCGTGTTCCTGACACTGCTCTATGGGTTCGGCTTTATCGGCGCAGCGTTTGGATTGGTTGCCATGCCGGCGATCAACGGGCTGTCGGCGCTGCTGTTTGCACGGATTCGTCTGCCGGTGCCCTGGCTCAAGCTTCAGTGGAATCCGAATTGGGAAAGCGCGCGCGAGCTTCTCGCATACGGAGGCGTGATGCTTGTGTCGGCAGCGGCGGTACCTATGGCGCAGTTGGCGATGCGAAATATGCTGGGGGAAAGACTCGGCTGGGACCAAGTGGGCTACTGGCAGGGCGTGCTGAAGATATCCGATGTGTACTTTCAGTTCGTGGGCGTTGTGTTGACGAGTTTCATTCTGCCGAAGTTCGCTGCTGCGCGATCGATCAAGCAGATCGATGGCATCCTTCGCTCGATTTTCTCGACGTTGCTCCCTCTAGCGGTCGTCATGTTGATCTCCGTTTACCTGCTGCGCAATATCATCATCGAGCTGCTCTTCAGCCGATCGTTTTTTCCAATGACGGATCTGTTCCTACCGCAGGTTTTGGGGGACTTCATCCGGATATGTGGTTCAATCATTGCCTACATATTCCTTGCGCGCGGTTGGCGACGTATTGCGATCGCTTCGGAATTGTTGCAGGCAATTGTTCTGCTTGTCGGTACCTGGCTACTTGTCGGTCGCGTCGGAATCATGGCGCCAATTTATGCCTATTGCGTGAGCGCCACGCTAACGCTGGTGTTGATGCTCTGGACGTATAGCCGTCTCAGGCTAAAGATGGCGGTGATAGGTGAAGATGTGCAGGCCAGCTCTATCGGTTGA